In Oreochromis niloticus isolate F11D_XX linkage group LG18, O_niloticus_UMD_NMBU, whole genome shotgun sequence, one genomic interval encodes:
- the LOC109198561 gene encoding piggyBac transposable element-derived protein 4-like encodes MAYFPPEIEDSVIAIDGWKPMGRVEFRAYVGLLVLAGVYRSRGEACESLWDAESGRSVFRAAMPLKTFRAYSSALRFDDRETRRAGRGEGGGGHGYDKLAPIRAVWDEWCARLPAMYRPGPEVTVDERLVPFRGRCPFRQYMPSKPARYGIKIWVACDARSSYAWKMQVYTGKPDKRGPPEKHLATRVVVDLTEGLAPGRNVTCDNFFTSRELADRLFRERGHTVLGTLRSNRPEIPRELRCVKGRAVGSVESVVLGGSAGPRRGGGGGRGGGRGPDTIILSYVAKKNKNVLLLTTAPRYHHHRRRSGPEPRPSRSSSNSNSNGGGGKPPLVLHYNRTKGGVDNLDKVVSTYSCRRKTCRWPVALFHNMVDVAAYNAFVLWREIHPDWMAGKLNKRRLFLERLGKALARPMIEARALARGGGGGGGRVAARGTTATTTTDEADDADASTTRTADATPRDSSPVKRRRCRVCPRSKDVKTKILCHECRVYVCTNCAVTYCPNCAASRTAASQTPPTL; translated from the exons ATGGCCTACTTTCCGCCAGAGATAGAGGACTCGGTGATCGCCATCGACGGGTGGAAGCCCATGGGCCGCGTCGAGTTCCGGGCCTACGTGGGGCTGCTGGTGCTCGCCGGCGTGTACAGGTCCCGGGGAGAGGCCTGCGAGAGCCTGTGGGACGCCGAGAGCGGCAGGTCCGTGTTCAGAGCCGCGATGCCGCTCAAGACCTTTCGAGCCTACTCGAGCGCGCTGCGCTTCGACGACAGAGAGACCAGACGGGCCGGGCGAGGCGAGGGCGGCGGCGGCCACGGCTACGACAAACTGGCCCCCATCAGAGCCGTGTGGGACGAGTGGTGCGCGAGGCTGCCCGCCATGTACCGCCCGGGACCGGAGGTCACCGTCGACGAGAGACTGGTGCCGTTCAGAG GAAGGTGTCCGTTCAGACAGTACATGCCCAGCAAACCGGCCAGGTACGGGATCAAGATATGGGTGGCGTGCGACGCGCGTTCCAGCTACGCGTGGAAGATGCAAGTCTACACCGGCAAGCCCGACAAGCGCGGCCCTCCCGAGAAGCACCTGGCCACTCGAGTGGTCGTGGACCTCACCGAGGGACTGGCGCCGGGACGCAACGTCACGTGCGACAACTTTTTCACCTCGCGCGAGCTCGCCGACAGGCTCTTTCGCGAAAGAGGCCACACCGTGCTGGGCACTCTGCGATCGAACAGACCCGAGATCCCCAGAGAGCTGCGCTGCGTCAAGGGCAGGGCCGTGGGCTCCGTGGAATCCGTAGTACTCGGCGGCTCCGCGGGAccgagaagaggaggaggaggaggacgaggaggaggaagagggccAGACACGATCATCCTCTCCTACGTGgccaagaagaacaagaacGTGCTGCTCCTCACCACCGCTCCTCGCTACCACCACCACCGCCGCCGCTCCGGCCCCGAGCCCCGGCCTagccgcagcagcagcaacagcaacagcaacgGCGGCGGCGGCAAACCTCCCTTGGTGCTGCATTACAACCGCACCAAGGGAGGCGTCGACAACCTGGACAAGGTCGTGAGCACgtacagctgcaggagaaagaCCTGCAGGTGGCCCGTGGCCCTTTTCCACAACATGGTGGACGTGGCGGCCTACAACGCGTTTGTGCTCTGGAGGGAAATTCACCCCGACTGGATGGCGGGCAAGCTCAACAAACGAAGGCTCTTCCTCGAGCGGCTGGGCAAAGCGCTCGCGCGCCCCATGATCGAAGCCAGGGCCTTGgcgcgaggaggaggaggaggaggaggccgtGTCGCGGCCCGAGgaactactgctactactactactgatgAGGCCGACGATGCCGATGCTAGTACTACTCGCACCGCCGATGCTACGCCGCGCGACTCCTCTCCGGTCAAGAGGCGAAGGTGCCGCGTGTGTCCCAGGAGCAAAGACGTCAAGACCAAGATCCTGTGCCACGAGTGCCGAGTGTACGTGTGCACCAACTGCGCCGTCACGTACTGTCCCAACTGCGCCGCTTCACGCACCGCCGCTTCCCAGACGCCGCCGACTTTGTAA